In the genome of Nocardia terpenica, one region contains:
- the cysD gene encoding sulfate adenylyltransferase subunit CysD has product MPTGYELSHLAALEAESVHIFREVAATFERPVLLFSGGKDSAVMLELARKAFWPAPLPFPLLHIDTGHNFDEVIAFRDRTADRLGARLLVARVQDDIDAGRVVERPGQTRNRLQTTTLLRAIAEHRFDAVFGGARRDEEKARAKERVFSFRDEFGAWEPRAQRPEIWNLYNGRHRAGEHIRVFPLSNWTELDIWEYIDREAVDLPPLYYAHRRRVLRRDGMLLAANRFLPTRPGEEVFETTVRFRTVGDATCTGCVESAAVDPAAVIAETAVTRVTERGATRADDRISDSGMEDRKREGYF; this is encoded by the coding sequence ATGCCGACGGGATATGAGCTCTCGCATCTGGCGGCCCTGGAGGCCGAATCGGTGCATATCTTTCGGGAGGTCGCGGCGACCTTCGAGCGGCCGGTGCTGCTGTTCTCCGGTGGTAAGGATTCGGCGGTCATGCTGGAGTTGGCGCGCAAGGCGTTCTGGCCCGCGCCGCTGCCGTTCCCGCTGCTGCACATCGACACCGGGCACAACTTCGACGAGGTGATCGCCTTCCGCGATCGCACCGCCGACCGGCTCGGCGCGCGCCTGCTGGTGGCGCGGGTGCAGGACGATATCGACGCCGGGCGGGTGGTGGAGCGGCCGGGGCAGACCCGTAATCGCCTGCAGACCACCACATTGCTGCGCGCTATCGCCGAGCATCGGTTCGACGCGGTGTTCGGCGGGGCCCGCCGCGACGAGGAGAAGGCGCGGGCCAAGGAGCGGGTGTTCAGCTTCCGCGACGAGTTCGGCGCCTGGGAGCCGCGTGCGCAGCGCCCGGAGATCTGGAACCTCTACAACGGCAGACACCGTGCGGGCGAGCACATTCGGGTGTTCCCGCTGTCGAACTGGACCGAGCTCGACATCTGGGAGTACATCGACCGCGAGGCCGTGGACCTGCCGCCGCTGTACTACGCGCACCGCCGCCGGGTGCTGCGCCGCGACGGAATGCTGCTGGCCGCCAACCGGTTTCTGCCCACCCGCCCGGGCGAGGAGGTCTTCGAGACCACGGTGCGGTTCCGGACCGTGGGCGATGCCACCTGTACCGGCTGCGTCGAGAGCGCGGCCGTCGACCCGGCGGCGGTGATCGCCGAGACCGCGGTCACCCGGGTGACCGAGCGCGGCGCGACCCGCGCCGACGACCGAATCTCCGACTCCGGCATGGAGGATCGCAAGCGAGAGGGCTACTTCTGA